A region from the Drosophila mauritiana strain mau12 chromosome 2L, ASM438214v1, whole genome shotgun sequence genome encodes:
- the LOC117144513 gene encoding uncharacterized protein LOC117144513 isoform X2 produces the protein MTTHQLLNKNVRTMPSWVMEANDRIGPKPPPTPPNGVAGGPPKAPALPPKAKSTPEPDYEIIEFSSQQYSNEPMKTTVIRTKTPDNKLKCTLCGSQNPWVTCAECAGQIFCASCDDMFHKHPKRKQHMRKAVEQGTPPIPPKAQAGGGAPPPVAPPRRTKRGLLTPFLGRKDQMLPPPSPTPSHKSLGGWRGSLGGGATPPVPPVASSSANQMNNRPLPDPPRSEGGGSSRSGTPKSVFDTIQRPPSVQLEKIKSKASATLDRMAILQQRYRQQKARQDLSANSEQHLSNGAGFEHWSNISPSPSHFRSGSMSSGLNSSHFDLSDDSQFHNSLLLQQRQAAGAQRRQMSTSVFNLNSNQRRPLAEAQNGSAWLANQRIQQAQSLAQLNCAGCQQSQQHPGWAQHPHQPHQHQHPDQWSQFGSQQQFNNSNLSLNVGPGYMSQQHHPHYPPPVFMTQRGMMPNVYPGAPGYPMMHPGVMGMPPSAASRAASRSRYAASPTPSRKSMSLRRKRNSYVDDELTDDEDSDQDDRRSLVSNRSAMTSASRSQHHQNHIQPRQRRLSSASQLIASDELDGDQRHHKMRNRRGSIAKSVQSEWLPERRENEGTLTRNKTATDSARTSRIYSDLESEGSGARALVQAKIQQKLASEYEEVVEEVTASESEAEAQTAPDPQEVPDEIGADDLGPPPSTPDHEWECEFCTFVNEPNIKICSICCKTPSKPPVQPNKAKKVEEKPQPPTEKSNNIKSSSKTETKPAQKPTTKTQQPSQKSVAASSKTTHTNSTPSSKASPAVNSKSTSSIPIKTPSKSTLKTSSENESDNSLAKSLLHKESVENIWNTLDESIQAQAEQVLKKAQKVSTACGGTPPREIAAVEMGTSPPPQSISTQTYDALPFNTKQEEILPVVPDRFTTPEPNKMERRPHYRSNSQLQQENDRYRSANDLRYHDGFGLDPYSAGLVTKRPNFINELRMLQLQVSSPFDMPHETFGVKHEPARDPETEMHIILKELELYKFTVEELEAALKYCSPDTHPIQWLRENWHKLVQTVQSLSTKYGQERGENTIGTVSQNEAREALRNSGGNVWQAVAECIQQRQQKYRKLAAKGNFLRDDIVNALTAHQDIHDFLNTHALDCLQPPLAGQSPSPAQANPFDQPRTDESPVKSTYATPSPYQMEDSTLKNLEILIGNMEQNQAKQNQEVLRSIETMLDTFKGKPDLEYETDPEIMRILTKSPISTLKPSGPTEDKSADDVKNFVWQHIQEIVPNLVQQVEQELMEKPEEVAKNEAEPPKEPEPPLEPQPEPTPSIDPAVYIMEEVIKPNLREASIREEVQPSFIYATEIANFKLEFDRGTERLHEAEWESSDLTDAERIVYKCYMAPKEEPKEEVEQAAAESSVNSLPPAKTQEEAAPEVSIQAQNIENTKVTEPETLTRKETVNEELGQQGKLETPLVNTSEKINQAVPQSDNESDKRISIENNLQIKQNVAEVQVQSDDQPSTSREANRRAKRSQQSRKGRSRDQSQKPTNRTKLPNNIDQKVNESKTAAKETEAVKDQSAAASIKQPVVTASDPETLTPHKILSEEVNSNSIDLSVQNQSSGETMENVPSTEINDNVSIEVISNKSEEVPAIPDLGSTKAISERTANPIEEIKSVQNITIVSEQAEEPQEPENHTEVSETTEPIQIPREEASTEIVSPPNEEQPKSLTLQDVNVQDTSSIISSPTTDVSPIVEKVDITPSTSSISNEQKQSPKRLSKIPVRTLSSSSLRSESRSSNRTPTANDEIEREETTSQDVPIGNTANSPKPEELSDNQEVNLVSQETQSEMDTHIVQEPPVQTLGLELEEHSQNATPMAVSPTDSDEVFEDAPEFSGSDGTRPHDETASDTELYSLDSDGQRAETKSPEEEVVLLLDEESQMESSIAQSESNASLGSHSSESETSKVVLKEFVPSGDPAKQNLSELVEDTQRLIKQMRDEISMDEFESTDEDEYSDEYSDEYDEGEEEEWYDSEGEEEGDFDGEEGNTYNEHASYIEEASTGDEGTEIEDIMEEDEDLADEEEPLHSQIPLDIEPVISPALSVTPTNQETDTIVHTEVVSSTGTRLETELPNPAVESILPSQSVQEDIKVEALPIQSPPPIADSETRPAEQPVEFVLEIPSEVEPTPVEVDSVEEPTALPITPAPPIVDSESRPVEPPVETVLEEPKKVTPSMKGKTANSGTASKGPSTSSTTKTNKTTVSKIPKPTNEPTNKSNSTPLNKKVPLRSKSFSAPMGISSVKRIQEVYLQKQSSSIAASRVPLKSSPVIKKSINDAISRFNSNQADGPSTSGAAAAAAAALLKPRSQPRIPKKKYHETCFSDDDYETSATEEEQEEPNLAEPQKAEHLKRKMSMPVFRAYPSVQEPVIEDPAILARKYVDQELVTNIAEAQIAATLVSMKFSEDVALWAARECSDLDQAIAMLQQECELCMNSYPMNQMVSMLKCLHKCCKQCAKSYFTVQITDRSINDCSCPFCKLPELSNEAQHEDEHLEYFSNLDIFLKSILDNDVHELFQRKLRDRSLLQDPNFKWCIQCSSGFFARPKQKRLICPDCGSVTCAQCRKPWERQHEGSSCEAYLEWKRENDPELQAQGVQEHLAQNGIDCPKCKFRYSLARGGCMHFTCTQCKFEFCYGCARPFMMGAKCTVSTYCAKLGLHAHHPRNCLFYLRDKIPLQLQFLLKEQKVKFDTEPMQIKDESSSSSKARAQARCPIPLQKETPQGLVDTVCNTEVPDKHAGMCRTHYVEYLAGKVAKAGIDPLPIFDLTDCVQELRRRGIALPERGPWDTDEIYKNMCSEVIKEHIPLKSA, from the exons ATGACGACCCACCAGTTGCTAAACAAGAATGTGCGCACCATGCCCTCCTGGGTG ATGGAGGCAAATGACCGCATTGGGCCCAAACCGCCACCCACGCCACCAAACGGGGTGGCTGGAGGCCCTCCCAAAGCTCCTGCCCTACCGCCCAAGGCGAAGAGCACTCCCGAGCCGGACTACGAGATCATCGAGTTCTCCAGCCAGCAGTACTCCAACGAACCGATGAAGACCACCGTGATTAGAACCAAGACACCAG ATAACAAACTAAAGTGCACCTTGTGCGGTTCCCAGAATCCCTGGGTAACCTGTGCCGAGTGCGCCGGTCAGATCTTCTGCGCCTCCTGCGACGACATGTTCCACAAGCATCCCAAACGTAAGCAGCACATGAGAAAG GCTGTGGAGCAGGGCACACCGCCGATTCCGCCGAAGGCACAGGCCGGTGGTGGGGCACCACCACCAGTGGCACCTCCGCGACGCACCAAACGAGGCCTGTTGACACCGTTTCTGGGCCGCAAGGATCAG ATGCTGCCGCCGCCCTCGCCCACGCCCTCGCACAAGTCGCTGGGCGGCTGGCGGGGATCGCTCGGTGGCGGGGCCACGCCCCCAGTGCCTCCAGTTGCCAGCAGCTCAGCCAACCAGATGAACAACCGACCACTGCCCGATCCACCGCGCAGCGAGGGCGGGGGGTCTTCCAGATCGGGCACCCCCAAGTCCGTGTTCGACACCATCCAGAGACCGCCGTCGGTGCAGCTGGAGAAGATCAAGAGCAAGGCCAGCGCCACCCTGGACCGCATGGCCATTCTGCAGCAGCGGTACCGCCAACAGAAGGCTCGCCAGGATCTGAGCGCCAACAGCGAACAG CATTTGTCGAATGGAGCCGGCTTCGAGCACTGGTCAAACATTTCACCATCGCCCTCGCATTTTCGTTCCGGCAGCATGTCATCCGGTCTGAACTCATCCCATTTCGATCTCTCGGATGACTCACAATTTCACAATTCCTTGCTGCTCCAACAACGACAGGCGGCCGGCGCCCAGCGGCGGCAGATGAGCACCTCGGTGTTCAATCTCAACTCAAATCAACGTCGACCACTAGCCGAGGCCCAGAACGGAAGTGCCTGGCTCGCCAATCAGCGCATCCAGCAG GCCCAATCTCTGGCGCAGCTAAACTGCGCTGGCTGTCAGCAGAGCCAGCAGCATCCTGGCTGGGCACAGCATCCGCACCAACCACATCAGCACCAGCATCCCGATCAGTGGTCACAGTTCGGCTCCCAACAGCAGTTCAACAACTCCAATCTGTCCCTGAACGTTGGCCCGGGTTACATGTCGCAGCAACATCATCCACACTATCCGCCGCCGGTGTTTATGACCCAGCGCGGTATGATGCCCAATGTGTATCCAGGAGCACCCGGCTATCCCATGATGCATCCAG GTGTCATGGGAATGCCACCTTCAGCTGCCTCCAGAGCTGCATCCCGTTCCCGGTACGCTGCATCACCAACACCCAGCCGCAAATCGATGTCCTTGCGTCGCAAGCGCAATAGCTACGTGGATGACGAACTTACAGATGACGAGGACTCCGACCAGGATGACCGCAGATCCTTGGTGTCAAATCGCTCGGCCATGACCAGTGCCTCGCGCTCCCAGCACCACCAAAACCACATCCAACCCCGCCAAAGGCGACTGTCCAGTGCCTCGCAACTCATAGCGAGCGATGAACTGGATGGCGATCAGAGGCATCACAAGATGCGGAATCGTCGGGGATCCATTGCCAAGTCCGTGCAGAGTGAGTGGCTACCGGAACGACGCGAAAATGAGGGAACCCTTACCAGAAACAAAACAGCAACGGACTCGGCCAGAACCAGTCGCATTTACTCCGATCTGGAGTCTGAGGGATCGGGTGCTCGGGCCTTGGTTCAAGCTAAGATCCAGCAGAAGCTCGCCTCGGAATACGAGGAAGTGGTCGAAGAGGTAACCGCATCGGAGAGTGAGGCTGAGGCTCAAACAGCACCCGATCCACAGGAGGTTCCTGACGAGATTGGGGCAGATGACCTCGGCCCACCACCTTCCACCCCAGACCACGAATGGGAATGCGAGTTCTGCACGTTTGTGAACGAGCCCAACATCAAGATCTGCTCCATATGCTGCAAGACGCCCAGCAAACCTCCAGTGCAGCCCAACAAGGCCAAAAAGGTAGAGGAAAAACCACAGCCTCCAACTGAAAAGTCAAACAATATCAAGTCGTCTTCCAAGACGGAAACTAAGCCTGCGCAAAAGCCCACTACAAAGACCCAACAACCTAGTCAGAAATCCGTTGCTGCTTCATCGAAGACAACTCATACCAACTCCACACCTAGCTCAAAAGCGTCGCCAGCTGTAAACTCCAAGAGCACCTCCAGTATTCCCATCAAGACACCATCGAAATCCACACTGAAAACTTCGTCGGAAAATGAATCCGATAACTCGCTGGCCAAGAGTCTTTTGCACAAAG AGTCCGTTGAAAACATTTGGAATACTCTGGATGAGAGCATTCAGGCGCAGGCGGAGCAGGTACTCAAGAAGGCTCAGAAGGTCTCCACGGCCTGTGGTGGAACTCCTCCCCGTGAAATAGCGGCCGTGGAAATGGGAACCTCTCCGCCTCCTCAGAGCATTTCCACGCAGACCTACGACGCTCTGCCCTTTAACACAAAGCAAGAGGAGATCCTCCCCGTTGTTCCAGACCGCTTCACGACTCCAGAACCAAACAAGATGGAGCGACGTCCGCACTATCGCAGCAATTCCCAGCTGCAGCAGGAGAATGACCGATATCGGAGTGCCAACGACCTGCGGTATCACGACGGCTTTGGATTGGATCCCTATAGTGCCGGTCTGGTCACCAAAAGACCCAATTTCATAAACGAGCTCCGCATGCTCCAGCTT CAAGTATCTTCACCTTTCGATATGCCGCATGAGACATTCGGAGTCAAGCACGAGCCTGCCAGAGATCCCGAAACGGAAATGCACATCATACTGAAAGAACTGGAGCTGTACAAGTTCACGGTGGAGGAACTGGAAGCGGCCCTAAAATACTGCTCCCCGGACACTCATCCCATTCAGTGGCTACGCGAAAACTGGCACAAGCTGGTGCAGACCGTGCAGAGTTTGTCCACCAAGTACGGACAGGAGAGGGGTGAAAACACGATCGGAACCGTGTCCCAAAACGAGGCACGCGAGGCACTGCGCAACTCGGGTGGAAATGTGTGGCAGGCGGTGGCGGAATGCATCCAACAGAGGCAGCAGAAGTACAGGAAACTGGCGGCCAAAGGAAACTTCCTGCGAGATGACATTGTGAACGCGCTGACTGCGCACCAAG ATATCCATGACTTCTTGAACACACACGCCTTGGACTGCCTGCAGCCTCCATTGGCTGGGCAGAGTCCCAGCCCCGCCCAAGCCAATCCTTTCGACCAACCCCGCACCGACGAGAGCCCCGTCAAATCCACCTATGCCACACCCAGTCCCTATCAGATGGAGGACAGCACCCTGAAGAACCTGGAGATACTCATCGGCAACATGGAACAGAACCAGGCCAAGCAGAATCAGGAGGTTCTACGTTCCATCGAGACCATGCTGGACACATTCAAGGGCAAGCCGGATCTGGAGTACGAAACGGATCCGGAGATAATGCGTATCCTAACAAAGAGCCCCATTAGCACGTTGAAGCCATCTGGACCAACAGAGGATAAGTCCGCCGATGATGTGAAGAACTTTGTATGGCAACACATTCAGGAAATTGTGCCCAACCTGGTGCAACAGGTCGAACAAGAGCTCATGGAGAAACCGGAAGAGGTAGCTAAAAATGAAGCAGAACCGCCAAAGGAGCCTGAACCCCCACTCGAACCTCAGCCTGAGCCCACACCAAGTATCGATCCTGCTGTCTACATCATGGAGGAAGTCATAAAGCCCAATTTAAGGGAAGCAAGCATTCGTGAAGAGGTTCAACCCAGTTTTATATATGCCACTGAAATAGCTAACTTCAAGTTGGAATTTGATCGTGGCACTGAACGATTGCACGAGGCGGAATGGGAAAGCAGCGATCTTACGGATGCAGAACGCATAGTATACAAATGCTACATGGCTCCTAAAGAGGAACCCAAGGAGGAGGTTGAACAGGCAGCGGCTGAGAGTTCCGTCAATTCGCTTCCACCAGCAAAAACACAAGAAGAAGCTGCTCCAGAAGTATCCATTCAAGCTCAAAATATTGAAAACACAAAAGTTACAGAACCAGAAACACTAACAAGAAAAGAGACCGTTAATGAGGAACTTGGCCAGCAGGGAAAACTAGAAACACCATTAGTAAATACAAGTGAGAAAATTAATCAAGCAGTTCCACAGTCAGACAACGAAAGTGACAAAAGAAtatcaattgaaaataatttgcaaattaAGCAGAATGTGGCAGAAGTACAAGTCCAGTCGGATGACCAGCCAAGCACGAGTAGAGAAGCCAACCGAAGAGCTAAGAGATCCCAGCAATCGAGAAAAGGTAGATCACGGGATCAAAGCCAAAAACCAACCAATCGTACAAAGCTACCAAACAATATCGATCAGAAAGTAAATGAGTCAAAAACAGCAGCTAAGGAAACAGAAGCAGTCAAAGATCAGAGTGCTGCTGCAAGTATTAAACAGCCAGTTGTTACTGCATCTGATCCTGAAACTCTCACACCCCATAAAATACTATCTGAGGAGGTGAATAGCAACTCTATCGACTTATCCGTTCAAAATCAGAGTTCGGGTGAAACTATGGAAAACGTACCTTCTACAGAAATAAACGATAATGTGTCGATAGAGGTCATCTCAAATAAATCCGAAGAAGTTCCAGCGATTCCGGACTTGGGAAGCACGAAGGCCATATCTGAACGCACTGCAAACCCTATCGAAGAAATTAAGTCCGTACAAAACATAACGATTGTTTCAGAACAAGCTGAAGAGCCTCAAGAACCAGAAAACCATACCGAAGTATCTGAAACAACAGAGCCAATTCAAATCCCTCGAGAAGAAGCAAGCACTGAAATAGTCAGCCCTCCAAACGAGGAACAACCCAAATCTCTAACATTACAGGATGTTAATGTACAAGACACATCATCCATCATATCTTCTCCAACTACTGACGTCAGTCCAATTGTAGAAAAAGTCGACATAACGCCTAGTACCTCATCAATATCTAACGAACAAAAGCAAAGTCCTAAGCGTCTTTCAAAGATTCCGGTAAGAACcctgagcagcagcagtctTCGCAGTGAGAGTCGGTCCAGCAATCGGACTCCAACGGCCAATGATGAAATCGAAAGGGAAGAGACTACGTCACAAGATGTACCCATAGGGAATACAGCCAATTCTCCAAAACCAGAAGAGTTGTCCGACAACCAGGAGGTTAATCTCGTGAGCCAAGAAACTCAGTCCGAAATGGATACACACATTGTCCAAGAACCTCCCGTCCAGACTTTAGGCTTGGAGCTGGAAGAACATAGTCAGAATGCAACTCCTATGGCTGTCAGTCCCACAGACTCAGACGAAGTATTCGAAGATGCTCCCGAGTTCAGCGGTAGCGATGGAACCAGACCCCATGATGAAACCGCTTCCGATACAGAGCTTTATAGCCTTGATAGCGATGGGCAGCGGGCTGAAACCAAATCCCCAGAGGAAGAAGTTGTACTCTTGCTGGATGAGGAATCTCAGATGGAATCTTCGATAGCCCAGTCCGAAAGCAACGCAAGTCTTGGTTCCCACTCAAGTGAATCCGAGACGTCCAAAGTTGTGCTGAAGGAGTTTGTTCCCTCTGGAGATCCGGCCAAACAGAACCTAAGCGAACTGGTTGAGGACACTCAACGTTTGATCAAGCAGATGCGCGATGAGATCAGCATGGATGAGTTCGAGTCCACCGATGAGGATGAATACTCCGATGAATACTCGGATGAGTATGACGAAGGGGAAGAGGAGGAGTGGTACGACAGCGAGGGAGAAGAGGAGGGAGACTTCGATGGGGAGGAGGGAAATACATATAACGAGCACGCATCCTACATCGAGGAGGCCTCCACTGGTGACGAAGGCACCGAAATCGAAGACATAATGGAGGAAGACGAGGATCTGGCTGATGAGGAAGAGCCACTGCACTCACAAATTCCACTAGACATTGAACCAGTCATATCGCCTGCTCTATCAGTCACACCCACCAACCAAGAAACTGATACGATCGTGCACACTGAGGTTGTTTCCTCAACAGGAACAAGGCTGGAAACAGAGTTGCCGAATCCCGCCGTGGAATCCATCTTGCCTTCTCAGAGTGTTCAGGAGGATATCAAGGTGGAAGCGCTTCCTATTCAGTCCCCTCCCCCCATAGCTGACTCCGAAACTCGACCTGCAGAGCAACCAGTTGAGTTTGTGCTAGAAATCCCATCAGAAGTTGAGCCTACTCCCGTTGAAGTGGATTCCGTTGAAGAGCCCACTGCCCTGCCCATAACACCTGCACCACCCATTGTTGATTCCGAATCGCGACCCGTGGAGCCGCCTGTTGAAACAGTACTGGAAGAACCTAAAAAGGTAACACCGAGCATGAAAGGCAAGACTGCAAACAGCGGGACTGCCTCCAAAGGTCCCTCCACATCAAGTACGACTAAAACAAACAAGACCACAGTCAGTAAGATTCCCAAGCCCACCAATGAACCCACTAACAAATCGAATAGCACCCCCTTGAACAAGAAGGTTCCGCTGCGCTCCAAGTCCTTTTCGGCACCCATGGGCATTTCATCCGTGAAGCGAATCCAGGAGGTCTACCTCCAGAAGCAGAGCTCATCGATTGCGGCCAGCCGAGTTCCGCTCAAGAGCAGTCCCGTCATCAAGAAGTCAATCAACGATGCCATCAGCAGGTTTAACTCCAACCAGGCCGATGGACCCAGCACCAGTggagcagcggcggcggctgcagcGGCATTGTTAAAACCTCGATCCCAACCTCGAATCCCCAAGAAGAAGTACCACGAGACCTGCTTCTCTGACGATGACTACGAGACCTCGGCCacggaggaggagcaggaggaacCCAACCTGGCCGAGCCCCAGAAAGCAGAACATCTGAAGCGTAAGATGAGTATGCCCGTTTTTCGGGCATATCCTAGTGTTCAAGAGCCGGTAATCGAGGATCCAGCG ATCCTTGCCCGCAAGTACGTCGATCAGGAGCTGGTGACCAATATCGCAGAGGCCCAGATAGCCGCCACTTTGGTGAGCATGAAGTTCTCGGAGGATGTGGCTCTGTGGGCGGCAAGGGAGTGCTCCGATTTGGACCAGGCCATTGCTATGCTCCAGCAGGAGTGCGAGCTCTGCATGAACAGCTATCCTATGAATCAGATGGTGTCCATGTTGAAGTGTCTACATAAGTGCTGCAAACAGTGTGCCAAGAGCTACTTTACAGTTCAG ATAACCGATCGCAGTATCAACGATTGCAGTTGCCCGTTCTGCAAACTGCCCGAGTTGAGCAACGAGGCTCAGCATGAGGATGAGCACCTCGAGTACTTCTCCAACCTGGACATCTTCCTGAAGAGCATCCTGGATAATGATGTGCACGAACTGTTCCAGCGCAAGTTGCGCGATCGCTCGTTACTGCAGGACCCCAACTTCAAGTGGTGCATCCAGTGCTCCTCCGGATTCTTCGCCCGGCCCAAGCAGAAGCGATTGATCTGTCCGGACTGTGGATCCGTTACCTGTGCCCAGTGCCGGAAGCCCTGGGAGCGCCAGCATGAGGGCAGCAGCTGCGAAGCCTATCTGGAGTGGAAGCGCGAAAACGATCCCGAGCTGCAAGCCCAGGGTGTCCAGGAGCATTTGGCCCAAAACGGCATCGACTGTCCCAAGTGCAAGTTCCGATACTCGCTGGCCAG AGGCGGATGCATGCATTTCACCTGCACCCAGTGCAAATTCGAGTTCTGCTACGGATGTGCCCGGCCCTTCATGATGGGCGCTAAGTGCACTGTGTCCACATACTGTGCCAAGCTCGGTCTGCATGCCCATCATCCGCGCAACTGCCTGTTCTACCTGAGGGATAAAATTCCCCTGCAGTTGCAGTTCCTGCTCAAGGAGCAGAAGGTCAAGTTCGACACGGAGCCCATGCAGATCAAGGACGAGTCCAGCAGTTCGTCCAAGGCTCGTGCCCAGGCCCGCTGTCCCATCCCGCTGCAAAAGGAGACGCCGCAAGGACTAGTCGACACAGTATGCAACACGGAAGTTCCTGACAAGCACGCTGGCATGTGTCG CACCCACTACGTAGAGTATTTGGCTGGCAAGGTTGCCAAGGCTGGCATCGATCCACTGCCCATCTTCGATCTGACGGACTGCGTCCAGGAGCTGCGGAGGCGAGGCATCGCTCTGCCGGAGAGAGGACCCTGGGACACCGACGAGATCTACAAGAACATGTGCTCCGAG GTAATCAAAGAGCATATACCACTGAAATCGGCATGA